Genomic segment of Gilliamella apis:
TACAGACAAACTAATCACTTCTTGAAGTATCTTTAATTGCCCGGCACTGGCGACTTGAAAGCCAATCCGATTTGCAGGGACTTGTAGTAAATATTCAAACAGTGCAAAACCCCAACTGATAAATACGGCGACAATCCAAACTTGATTATGCAAAAACCGTAAATGACCGTACCAAGCAAAAGTCATAAAAATATTACAACAGGCTAGTAGACAAACTGTGATCAAAAGTTGATTCTTGATATTTAATCGAACGATTCATTGTAGGTGGCGATATTATATACCTTTATATTTTTTAATGTAGAAAAACAGCTTACTGATTAAACAAAAAAATAACTAATTTAATCTGATGATTTATTTGCCATCGTTGTTTAATAGTCAATAATATTCAGCTATAATCAGCTTATTGAATCTCAATCCCTTCTATAACATTAATCATGAATAATGCTAATAAACGGTCTCGAATCTGGTCGTCGATTCTCTGCCTTGCCCTTGCTGCGTTTATATTCAATACCACAGAGTTTGTACCAGTTGGATTACTGCCGAATATTGCTGAAAGTTTTTCGATGGATGTTGCGCATGCCGGGCTATTATTAACTATTTATGCTTGGGCTGTATCGTTATTATCTTTACCTTTAACGGTATTAACCGCAAAAATGGAACGCCGTAAACTACTTATATTTCTATTTTGTTTATTTATTGGTAGTCACATCTTGGCTGGCTTTGCTTGGAGTTTTTATAGTTTAATGGTTGCTAGAATCGGCATTGCTTGCGCCCATGCTGTATTTTGGGCAATTACCACGCCTTTAGCGGTTCGATTAGCACCCAATGGTAAAAAAGCTAAAGCGATGGGCTTTATTGTAGTTGGCACCTCAATGGCAACAGTATTAGGGATTCCTATTGGAACAATGATCGGCCAATTAGTTGGCTGGCGAGTCACATTTTTATGTATCGGGTTTATCGCATTTTGTGTAATGGCTTCATTACTTTATTTATTACCAGCTGTTCCTAGTATGAACACAATTTCACTAAAAGCCATTCCTAAAGTACTTAAACGACCTGTATTACTAAACATTTATTTGTTAACTGCTATTATTATTACCGGCCATTTTACCGCTTATACTTATATAACCCCATTTATGCTTAATGTTGGTGGCTTTAGCGAACAAATTGTCGTGAGCTTATTATTAGCTGTCGGTTTTTCAGGCATGATAGGTAGTTTAATTTTTGCTAAATATGCTGAACCTCACCCAACCGCCATCTTAGTCATGCCGGTGATATTATTAATTATCTGTTTATTATCGCTTTATGTTTGTTCTTTTAGTCTCATAACCGCAATACTACAAGGTATGGTTTGGGGGCTTGCGATTACTATTATTGGTATGGTGATGCAGAGTAAAGTTATCGATGCTGCACCTGATGCTGCCGATATTGCGACCTCAGTTTATTCGGGTATTTATAATATCGGTATAGGTGGTGGCGCCTTTGTCGGTAGCCAAGTGCTAGTTTACTTATCAACCAATTATATTGGCTTTGTTGGCGCTATTTTTGTGATTATTGCCTTAATACTTTTTTACTTTTTATCAAGAAAAACTTGGTAGTCATGAATAAGCGCTCACATTGAGCGCTTATTGAGTTAATGCTTCTAA
This window contains:
- a CDS encoding sugar transporter; the encoded protein is MMNNANKRSRIWSSILCLALAAFIFNTTEFVPVGLLPNIAESFSMDVAHAGLLLTIYAWAVSLLSLPLTVLTAKMERRKLLIFLFCLFIGSHILAGFAWSFYSLMVARIGIACAHAVFWAITTPLAVRLAPNGKKAKAMGFIVVGTSMATVLGIPIGTMIGQLVGWRVTFLCIGFIAFCVMASLLYLLPAVPSMNTISLKAIPKVLKRPVLLNIYLLTAIIITGHFTAYTYITPFMLNVGGFSEQIVVSLLLAVGFSGMIGSLIFAKYAEPHPTAILVMPVILLIICLLSLYVCSFSLITAILQGMVWGLAITIIGMVMQSKVIDAAPDAADIATSVYSGIYNIGIGGGAFVGSQVLVYLSTNYIGFVGAIFVIIALILFYFLSRKTW
- a CDS encoding DMT family protein, which encodes MTFAWYGHLRFLHNQVWIVAVFISWGFALFEYLLQVPANRIGFQVASAGQLKILQEVISLSVFIPFSVYILKESFKTDYIWAGLCLLGAVFFMFKDKIIS